A stretch of Candidatus Sulfotelmatobacter sp. DNA encodes these proteins:
- a CDS encoding xanthine dehydrogenase family protein molybdopterin-binding subunit, whose translation MSVTTERPHAGPYVGASFDRVDGGLKVRGEAHYTADTPADDLLHGVLVQSRIARGRIASLDDSAARAVPGVIEVMTYRNAPRVKELPFDFAAPMTEALAPLQDERIRYDGQHVALVIGETYEAARDAAALVAITYASEPAVTALDAASEIERPAEWFGSPSQVRRGDPDGAFARAAVQLDERYTTPTEHHVPMEPSATLAYWQGANLVVHDATQYVVGTRGALAAAFEIPLERVHVICPFIGGGFGCKGFFWAHSLIAAMAARLTGQPVKVVLAREQTFTSHGYRTETQQRIRVGATREGKLEALLHDVRGVTSRVGMFVESAGRISSFLYDCPNVAIAHEVAPLDVPTPTAMRAPGEAPGTFALGSALDELAYACGLDPLEVLRRNHSTIDADEGVPYSSKHLLECYARGADRFGWSSRSRAPRSMRDGHEYVGWGVATATYPALSAPAQARLTIDAQGIVEVASATHDLGTGMYTILTQIAADALGVAPTAVRVRIGDSAFPPAPVAGGSMSSASVGPAVLDAARRAREEAIAIATRSGDSPLFGYDPRDVHVNDGVLHGNGGGARMAYADVVRLSGTAALEVVGASTPPGEGRYAFQSFGAQFVEVRFDPELARLRVSRVVGAFDCGRILNAKTARSQMLGGIVWGIGMALLEETIRDPRTGAVVSDNLADYHVPVNADVHDIDVVFVEEPDLAFNPLGVRGIGEIGITGVAAAIANAVYHATGVRVRDLPILPEKLLVTLP comes from the coding sequence GTGAGCGTCACGACCGAACGGCCGCACGCCGGGCCGTACGTCGGTGCGTCGTTCGATCGCGTCGACGGCGGCCTCAAGGTGCGCGGCGAGGCGCACTACACGGCCGACACGCCGGCCGACGACCTGCTCCACGGGGTGCTGGTGCAGTCGCGCATCGCGCGCGGGCGCATCGCCTCGCTCGACGACTCCGCGGCGCGCGCGGTTCCCGGCGTCATCGAGGTGATGACCTATCGCAACGCGCCGCGGGTGAAGGAGCTGCCGTTCGACTTCGCGGCGCCGATGACCGAAGCGCTGGCGCCGCTGCAGGACGAGCGCATTCGCTACGACGGCCAGCACGTGGCGCTGGTGATCGGCGAGACGTACGAGGCGGCGCGCGACGCCGCCGCGTTGGTCGCGATCACCTACGCGAGCGAGCCGGCGGTGACCGCACTCGACGCGGCGAGCGAGATCGAGCGCCCGGCCGAGTGGTTCGGCAGCCCCTCGCAGGTGCGGCGCGGCGATCCCGACGGCGCGTTCGCGCGCGCCGCGGTCCAGCTCGACGAGCGCTACACGACCCCGACCGAGCACCACGTCCCGATGGAACCGTCGGCCACGCTGGCGTATTGGCAGGGCGCGAACCTGGTCGTCCACGACGCCACGCAGTACGTCGTCGGCACGCGCGGCGCCCTCGCGGCGGCGTTCGAGATCCCGCTCGAACGGGTCCACGTCATCTGCCCGTTCATCGGCGGCGGCTTCGGCTGCAAGGGTTTCTTCTGGGCGCACTCGCTGATCGCGGCGATGGCCGCGCGGCTGACGGGGCAGCCGGTCAAGGTCGTGCTGGCGCGCGAGCAGACCTTCACCTCGCACGGCTACCGCACCGAGACGCAGCAACGCATCCGCGTCGGCGCGACCCGCGAGGGCAAGCTCGAAGCGCTGCTGCACGACGTGCGCGGGGTGACCTCGCGGGTCGGGATGTTCGTCGAGTCGGCCGGGCGCATCAGCTCGTTCTTGTACGACTGTCCCAACGTCGCGATCGCGCACGAGGTCGCGCCGCTCGACGTGCCGACGCCGACGGCGATGCGCGCTCCCGGCGAGGCGCCGGGAACGTTCGCATTGGGCAGCGCGCTCGACGAGCTGGCCTACGCCTGCGGCCTCGATCCGCTCGAGGTGCTGCGGCGTAACCACAGCACGATCGACGCCGACGAAGGCGTCCCGTACTCCTCGAAGCACCTGCTCGAGTGCTACGCGCGCGGCGCCGACCGGTTCGGGTGGTCGTCGCGCTCGCGCGCGCCGCGCTCGATGCGCGACGGTCACGAGTACGTCGGCTGGGGCGTCGCGACGGCGACCTATCCGGCGCTCAGTGCGCCGGCGCAGGCGCGGCTGACCATCGACGCGCAGGGCATCGTGGAAGTCGCGAGCGCGACGCACGACCTGGGGACCGGGATGTACACGATCCTCACCCAGATCGCGGCCGATGCGCTCGGCGTCGCGCCGACGGCGGTGCGCGTACGGATCGGCGACTCGGCGTTTCCGCCGGCGCCGGTGGCGGGCGGCTCGATGAGCTCGGCCAGCGTCGGGCCGGCCGTGCTCGACGCGGCGCGCCGCGCGCGCGAGGAAGCCATCGCGATCGCGACCCGCAGCGGCGACTCGCCGCTGTTCGGCTACGACCCGCGCGACGTCCACGTCAATGACGGCGTGCTGCACGGAAACGGCGGGGGCGCACGGATGGCGTACGCCGACGTCGTGCGACTGAGCGGCACCGCCGCGCTCGAAGTCGTCGGCGCGTCGACGCCGCCCGGCGAGGGCCGCTACGCGTTCCAATCGTTCGGCGCGCAATTCGTGGAAGTGCGCTTCGATCCCGAGCTGGCGCGGCTGCGCGTCAGCCGCGTCGTCGGCGCGTTCGACTGCGGACGCATCCTCAACGCCAAGACGGCCCGCTCGCAGATGCTGGGCGGGATCGTGTGGGGGATCGGGATGGCGCTGCTCGAGGAGACGATCCGCGATCCGCGGACCGGCGCGGTCGTCAGCGACAACCTGGCCGACTACCACGTGCCGGTCAACGCCGACGTCCACGACATCGACGTCGTCTTCGTCGAGGAACCGGACCTCGCGTTCAACCCGCTCGGCGTGCGCGGCATCGGCGAGATCGGGATCACCGGCGTCGCGGCCGCGATCGCGAACGCCGTCTATCACGCCACCGGCGTACGGGTGCGCGACCTGCCGATTCTGCCGGAGAAGCTGCTCGTCACACTTCCTTGA